DNA sequence from the Rattus rattus isolate New Zealand chromosome 2, Rrattus_CSIRO_v1, whole genome shotgun sequence genome:
GACAACTATGATATGTTCCCTGCTTCTTGTTGGATCATACGTCAGTGGACTCTTACAATCTTCCATCCATGTTGCTTTCactttccatctttccttctgtcATTCCAATGTGGTAAATCACTTTTTCTGTGATATTCCCCCACTATTAGCTCTTTCTTGCTCCAGTATTTACACAAATGAAATCATACTGTTCATGTTGGCAGCATTCGATATTGGTTTTACTCTGTTGGTTATCTTGACTTCTTACTTACTCATTTTTGTTGCAATTCTGAGAATGAACTCTGCTGAGAGCTGGAAGAAGGCCATTTCCACCTGTTCTTCCCACCTAACCACAGTTTCCATTTTCTATGGCACAATTATCTTCATGTACTTACAGCCCAGCTCCAGTCACTCCATGGACACTGACAAAATGGCATCTGTGTTCTACACTATGGTCATCCCAATGCTGAACCCTATTGTATACAGtctaagaaataaagaagtcaagaatgcATTCAAGAAGGTTGCTAGAAAAGCTTTGTCTTCACTGGGATTAGTCAATTAGTTGTTAAGTATCTTGAAGTTCAGGGTATATTGTTTATAAGTATTTTCTGTTCATCCCTTTTGGATTCTAACAATATACAATTAGTTTTggatattattataaaaattagtttctttaatttaaaaatttagattGTAATCCTAGATGCTAGAATAGTCAACACTGTACCACTTTTCATGGGATAACTGCTGCTGTGCAATtatttcctctgaattgaaacaTTGAGTACTTGAGAGATTAGGAAGATTataagactcaggaagtaaataaTATTACAAAGCTCAGATGTGTCACAAAATTTAAGTTTCAGGATGTCAATGAAACTTACCAGGTTTCTGAGCTTATGAATTAATGAATCATTAAGGCTCATCTATAGAACCATAACAATACAGTAATGCTAGAGAAAGAAGAATTTCAAACCAAACTTCCTGAAAGTTGCTTAATGAGATATAGCAATTCATATTTTTCCTTAATGGTCACCCATTATGGTTGGACTTTCTAACAATGTATCTCTATTAGATACATTCATTTTCCTGTAGGAAACTCCTTACTGTTATTCACGTTAAGTATAAATATGACTAAACTCATTGTTTCAGCAAGATAGACTTTCACAGAATTATCTAATCTGTATGCCATTGGCAAATTCTCTAGATTGACTGGACATTTCTTTACatctcagtcacaaaacaggtacTTTTATAGCAAACCATGactaggtagataaatagatcaATAGATACCAGATTTATAGACTCGTTTTTACAAGTTGTATTGGTTCCTTGAATGTTCTGTACAATGTTTTTGCCATATTCACCCTTGTCAATTAACTTTCCCTCCATTTATACCCATCTATTTtatgcaattttttttatctGATTAAGATCAAATTTATGATCCCTAAATAAGCTTTGATGTGTAGCCTCCTATAGTAGTATGGGCAACCTAATAGTAGCTGCAGTGTTagaaaagaacaacaagaacaacattaAACTACTaaacagtaaagaaacaaaaaagcttCACTTTCTTCCATCAGCTATAAAATGGTAATACCTTTATTAATAGTGGCAAGAGTATATGCGCAACACTATCTGAGGTTTCCAGTTCGGTTATTGAGTTTTTAAATCAAACCTTTATATTAATTTCACTTACCTTCAAAAGGTCCATCTCTATATAGAAACAGTTTTCAAATTccagttctctttttttcattttactcaaccatatatttgtgtttttcttgggCATCACTCAGGTACTCACTGCTATACAACTGAAGTTTTCTGAGCTACTTGATATTGTTTCATGCAAACATCTTTAATCTTTTGATAAAGTTAATGATGATTATTTCAAGTTCTGTGTTCACCTGGGTTCACCCAGATCATTTTCTAGGCAATTTTTAGGATGTTGTATTTCAGGGGAAATGTACAATTTTGGCCTTTCAtattatataagtgtgtgtgtgtgtgtgtgtgtgtgtgtgtgtgtgtgtgagagagagagagagagagagagagagagagagagagagagagagagagagagagggactgtTAGGAGATCTAAACCTGTTGACTTGTCTTTTTGGCTCTGTCTGATCTGCGGCTGTAGACTGTCTTTGCTGTGTTGTCTGGAGGCTGGGATGGCATGAGTAGGTGAGGTTACAGAGACTTACAAGTCATATAGGCATACAGATAAGAAACTAAGGCTAGGCAtgtatttggatattctttctgtgATCAAGAAGACTCCTCAGACTACACCTCAAATATAGGAGCAGCCCAAGGATTGTAGGATGAATGTGGTTAAGCAAGTGgagtggaaaaagaaaggagaaaaaatagaAGGACACACGTGGCTATAGTTTCACTGTAAGCAAGTTTATCATGTAGGTTTCAAAAGAGTACCAACAGATTGAACAAAGGAGGCATGCCATGGCAATCAGCTGCTGTACTAGGGACACTGGagtagaagagaaagggagagagaaagcaaagtagTATACCTGATTCTGGTCCATGTCTTGAATTTTTTTGAAATggctaataattttttttcaaatatcagtacattttatttttaacttatttctttgaaaaattcatgCATAAGTACTGTCTTTATATCACACACCCTAACATATTCAGTTTCTTCCATGCAACAATTCCACAACTTccactcatatatgtatattatgtacataatacacacacatatgtatatatgaactaTTGTGTCCAGTTGTATCCCCtctatttatgtatgtttaaGCCTGACATTTTGAGATTAGATAATCTATTTGGTGGCTTTTCTCATGAGAaagtttattcttctctcatctgCAATTTCCATTTATCTCACTAGTAATATTTTAGCTCACTAGTAATCAATAATTCAGCTTTACCTTACTGTAATAAGATTTATAATAGAGCAATAAACACTCCAGATTCTTTATATTTCATATAGCATGTCTGCAAAGAGTTTGTCACAATCTTCTAGTTGTATCATAATTCTTGATAGGATTGAGTCCCTTGAGATAATACaactttcctgtgtttttctttctcagtttggcTATGTTTAAGTTTTTTAcctataaaatgtataattttatttatttacttgttttttttaattaattaatttatttacattttaaatgttatttcccttccctatATACCCTTAACAAAATCTTTGCCCCATCCCTCTCCACACTGCTTTTGTGAAGGTGAGCCTGAACCCTCTCACCCatcactcctacctcactgccctagctTTCCCAGATACTGGgccattgagtcttcacaggaccaaggacctcccctcccattggtgtcagataatgcaatcctctgctacatatacagctggagccctgggtccctctaTGTATAATTCTTTGTCCGTGGTTTAGTTCATGACTGCTCTGTGGTTTATATTGCTCTTCTTCCCATGGAGTTgcaaaatatcatcatgagtgaggcaGTCAAGTCataaaagaagacacatgatatgcactcactgataagtggctattagacaAATATCTTAGAATTCATGTGATAAAACCCACCAACCATAtggaactaaagaagaaaaaaataccaaaatgtggatgcttcagtcctacttagaaggggaaaaataatcatGGGATGTAGAGCTAGGGAGGAAtctcagagggagagaggaaggggagggaaattgtgggcaggatcaggtatgggaggagaaatGTGAAATATACAGAGGGTTAGGAATTTTAAGCGatgtgtgtagcagtgggggatggggaaatggAAGTAGCCACTAGGAAGTctcagatgctaggaaagcaagaggctcccaagacacaaaggggatgacattagttaaaatacccaagaaagaggagagaacctatagagaacATATCCAGAGATTAGTCATGGCCCCTGGTTTAATGATGGTtccaacccatctcaaaaaattttaacccagaattgctcttgcctaaaataaataaatggataaagagtagagcagagacagaaggaaaggacatGCAATGattgtcccacctagggatcgatcttatctgcagacaccaaaaccagacactattgctgatgtcaaggaGTGATTGTTGACAGAAGCCTGgaatagctgtctactgagaggctttGTGGGAGCCTTATCAGTACAGATGCTGATGCTTGTAGCCAACAATAAAACTGAACATGGAGACACTTGTGGTGGAACaaggggaaagactgaaagatctgaatgggtttgcaacttcataggaagaacaacatcagccaTGTTTGTAATTTAAATTCTTCATGTGACTCACTTCCTGATTTAAGTTTATtcaaaacattattattttaatgctattttcctatttttatgtGATTATAATTTGTTAATAAAACTCAGTTGAGTTTGTGTTCATTATTTTAACTTGACGACTTTCTAAATTTATGAGATATAATGAGTTTTGTGAATGaaatttctattatttactttttataacaAGGTGCTAAATAATACATGGAAACCTCAGTTTTCTCCTCAAATTTGGGTAATATaccatgtgcatatatataaaaatatttgcatctTAAAATTGGTGTAACCAATATTTGCagttaagtttttttcttttattggatattttctttatttacagttcaaatgttatttcctgtcCTAGTCTCCCCTCAGGCAAACCCCAAATCCaaccccctcttcctgcttccatgaggatcctctcccactcacccacctactccatccatccaccacaaCTTGGTGTTTCTCTACACTGTGGCATCGCGCTTTCACAGGTCCAACggcctctcttcctattgatgatCCAGAAAGTCATCCTATGGTatatatgaggctggagcctTGTGTCACTTCATGTATATTCGtttcttggtggtttagtccctaggagctcttgGGTATCTGATTGgttaattttgttgttcttcctatggggtcgaaAACCtgttcagctacttcagtccttgctctaacGCCTCCATTGGGAGCTCCATgatcagtccaatgattggctgctagcaactgcctctgtatttgtcgggcTCTAGCAGAGTCACTCAGGTGACAGTtatatcagacttctgtcagaatgcacttcttggcatctacaataatGTCTAGGTGTGGTGACtttatgtgggatggatccccaggtgggaaagTCTATGGATCAATTTTCACTCCTCAACATGTGTAtcaccagttgaatcagcaccattttttgaagaagctgtcttttatccactgaatggttttagctcctttgtcaaagatctagtgaccaCAGATGTggaggttcatttctgggtcttcaattcttttacattgatctacctgcctctctgtaccaataccatacagtttgtgtcactattgctctgtagcttgaggttagggatgatgatttcctaaacagttcttttattttcaagaatagttttcctattctatttttttattccaaataaatttgtatattgctctttctaattatatgaaaaattgagttggaattttgatgggaattgcattgaatctggagattgctttgaCAAGACAGCCATTTTTATAGTATTAATACTTCCGTCCTTGAGCATGACAGATCTTTCCGTTTTCTAAGACCTTCTCTGATATATTtccacagagacttgaagatcttgtcatacagatttttcaattgcttggttagagtaagtccaaggtattttatattatttgtgactattgtgaaaggtatcatttccctaatttctttctcagcctgtttatcctttgagtagtggaaggctacctatttgtttcagttaattttatgtccaacATAAAATTAGAATTTTGTAGAAGTTTTTTtaatcaggtttaggagttttctggagGAATTTTAGGggttacttaaatatactacaaTATCATCtacaaacagtgatattttgacttcttccattttgatttctttcctgtatacctctttttgttgtctaattgttctagaTAGGACTTAGAGTACCGTACTGAATATGTGGTGAGAGAGTGAGCAGTTTTGACTAGTTTCTGATTtcaatgggattgcttcaagtttctttccatttagtttgaaattggctactggtttgctatatattgtttttactatgtttaggtatggtacTTGAATATCTGATTTTTGCAAGACATTTACCATGAAGTGGtatgtattttgtcaaatgctttctcaggatgcactgagatgatcatgtgattttttttgtctttgagtgTATTTATATAGTTGATTAGGTTGATGGGTTTCTGtacactgaaccatccctgcatgatCGAAATGAAGTATACTTAATCATGATGatcattttgaagtgttcttgaatttgatttgcaagaatttattgagtattttggacTTGATATTTACATGGGTAATTGTTCTGAAGTTATTTGTTGCatttttgtgtgatttaggtataagcataattgtggcttcatagaatgaattgggcagttttttttctcttttgattttgtggaatagtttgaagagtattggtattaggtcttcattGAAGGTATGGTAGCATTCTGCAGTAGTtcaatctggtcctgggctttttttcttctttcttttcctttttctttctttttttttcttgggggacttttaatgattgcttttatttatttctttggggttatgggactgtttagatgatttatctgatacAGATTTTACTTTGGTGATAGGAATGTgggtagaaaattgtccatttcctccagattttccagctttgttgaatGTAGCCTATTGTAGTAGGAActgataatattttgaatttcctcagtttctgttgttctgtctcctgTTTCATTTCTCATCATTTTATTTTGGAAACCATTACTGTGCCCTCTATTTAGTCTGGCTAAGACTTTTcattcttgttgattttctcaaagaaccagttcctcgtttttttgattctttgtatacattttgtttttacttgattgattttagccctggACTTGATTATTTTCTGATGTTTGCTCTTCtaggttgtatttgcttcttttttcttttagagttttcaggtgtcgtatcaagctgctagtgtttgCTTTccctacattttgtttgtttcattttgttttgttttgtttttggaggcactcagagctatggattttcctcttagctctgctttcatCATATCTCATAGGTTTggatatgctgtgccttcattttcattaaattctaaaaagtcttttatttctgtcttatttctttcttaaccaaGTTACCTTGGAGGAGATcgttgttcagtttccatttatatgtgtgctttctgtttttgttgctcttaaagaacagccttagtccatggtgacctGATAGAATGCATAGAATTTTTTCagtgttcttgtatctgttgagggctgttttgtgaacaattacatggtcagttttggagaaggcaccatgaggtactgagaaggagatatattgttttgttttaggatgaaatgtttatagatatctgatagatccatttggttcacaatttcctttattttcactGTGTCCCTATTTTGTGTCTATTTAGtgtctactattattgtgtgaagtacaatgtgtgctttgagcatgagtaaggtttcttttatgtatgcaggtgtctttgtttttggagcatagatatttaggattgagggttcgtctaggtggaattttcctttgatgaatatgaagtgtccttccttatcttttttgatgacttttggttgaaaatcgattttattggatattagaatggctattccagcttgcttcttcagatcatttgcttggaaagttgttttccagcctctcactctgaggtagtgtctgtctttgtctctgtggtgtgtttcctttaggcagcagaatgcagggtcctcatttcatatccagtttgttaatttgtgtcttcttattggggaatttgagtccattgattttgagagatattaaggaatagtgattgttgcctccttttatattcatatttcgatgtgagattatgtttgtgtgcctttcttgtctttgttttgttacaggacaattagtttcttgttttttctagggtgtagattgcctccttatgttgggccttaccatttattatcctttgtagggctggatttgtagaaagatattgtgtaagtttggttttgtcatggaatatcttggtttcaccatctatgttaattgagagttttgctggatactgtaacctggcctggcatttgtgttctcttagggtattTATGATATCTGATTACCATTCCTGCTACCAATCTTTAGCAAGCTCCACTGCTTCTTGCTTGTGAAAATATCAGGATGCCAATTTTAACACACATAACAAATTTTAGCATTAGATCCAACTAACAAGGAAGGATTTGTGTATAAATCTCTCCCATttgtctcattctctgtctctgtctttctgtgtgtttgtgtgtcagtgtgttgAGTAGTACTATTCTTTAATGTAAATcaaaaatataattcttaaaCCTTAGAAACTTTGCAAAGGATCCAGATTTAAAAGCTTAATCTAGTCCCTAACACTAAGCATGGGATTAAAATAGCTTTAATTGTACTTTGGAGTTTATTAATTCATAACTCAATTGATCTCTTTCAACTTCATACGGTTTCATtccacatttttcatttttatctattttaatttcCCTGCAAAGAAAAGATATGTCTAACATAAAGACATAACAAATAagtttgcttatatttttttgCATTTAGTAAGAACCAGGACCatgatttataaaagaaactactGAAGTCTCCATGATTAATATAGTATTCATAGACCACTCTCACATCAGTgtttataaaaaacaattttgaatGTCACATTTGGTTTACATATAATTCATACTTATCAATACAGAATCTATGTCTTTATGAGTTTTTTTTCAATTCAGTGCATACATCATGTAGAAGCAATCATTTTTAGGAATTCAAAGAAAttcaatattgaaaatattgaaGTCATAAATCCACTATACAATATTGACAAAATTCTCTATAGTTTCTTTAATGCAAAGAAACTTTGgcagaaaagaacacatgagTGAGGCAAATTTCTAATGAACATATGAAGTTGTGGAATTCTTTGTGCTGAAAGAATAACTTTAACTCCCTcttcataaagtaaaaataaatgtggtaATCCTTCTATGCAACTTATAATACCCATTTTTGTAAAAAAACAGAGTATACTTAGCTATATTATAAAAGaagcaataataaaaatcaattttgtaGTGATGTTGAGCATCATACATTTAtaaatgttgaaaacattttaaaaaacattttaatgaatcTAACTCTTCTGAACAATTAATATACACTGATAATCAGACAAGGGCATCCTATTGTGTCTTCTATGCCAGAATTCTCTTTGATTCTGTAAATCTTCAGGTGAGTAGAGAATTTTTGTACTTACAATGGAAATCCTCACCTGAGTTAATGAtattcactgagccatgccccaccAAGTATGTTGTTCAAAAACCAGTAACAGAGTCAAATAGGGATTTAGAGGCCAGTGTAAGGATATCTGGAGATTATACAGACTCGCTCTGGGTTTTTCATCATGAGAATACTTGAAGACTTGCCATCCAGTTTTGTGGGAAGAAGCAATTCATTTTACCTGCAGGGACCTAAacatattattacattttataaaattaaagtgTTTTACTGATACCTGAAATCACTGCAAATTGGTGATAAAGCAATGTTTTtccagtttttataattttattaaatttaatccTTGAAAATTGGCACATTATGCCTTTATTAATCTAACTCCTCATTTCTAGCTTTGTTTCACTTCCTTCTACTTTCACTTAATTTGGGGACTCATGGTATTTAAAAGAGGATATGCATATGGCATTTTTTTGCaaaccttcctcttttttttttttgttcttttttgaactggggaccccaacccagggccttacgcgcctgaggcactctaccactgagctaaatccccaaccctgcaactACCTCTTAATACAGTGATACTGCCTCACATACAGAGAAAAATCTGATTGTTTCTCACTTACATAACTGGTAGTGGAAACAGCTCAGGGATTTGCTCCTTGAAGCCCCATCTCTACCTATGAAAGTGACTTTGACTGACCTAGTTCAGTATAAAGTTCGTGAATCATAAAAGCTATTTGCCGTAAAAGGTCATAATTGGGATGATTGTTTCATACTCTAGGCATCATTTGTAGCCCTTCTTAATATTATCTGGCACTcatccattttatatttaatccTCTGTGAACGTCTCTCAACTATTGTGGGTAGTAAAAATTGCCTCTGGAGCAAGAAACATTAATAtcccttaatctcagcaccttGAACAGCCACGAGATGGATGGCCTGTAGGAACTACTATTCACAGTGAAGGTAGAAACTGCTCTAATATATTGAAAGTATTTTCAGTCATATTGAAGTGTcctgtgtttttaatgttttatgaaggttttgttttatttatttatttttgacagatGTAAAGATAACAATTAGCCACCATGTCCATTTAGATAAATAAAGCAGTAGAAAATCCACTTATGCTTCATTCCTTAatgaaaaacagaatttaaattttcttaccAGAAACACCAATCAAGAGGATTATTAGCTACCCACATAAACAGCGACTCTTCTTGTACCATTGATGATTCGTGTGCTACTTTAGGTGTTAGTATTTTAGAAATCACATGGTCTATAGGATGAAGACAATCAAAACTCTCTTTTTTTCTGCTATAATTTGTCCACCTTCTGAAACTAATATAAAACTCCCATCCTAAATCAATTTTTTGCatgcaaacaatttaaaaaatatttatttaccatttatttatatttatcaatattttattatgcccttttcttaatttacattacatcccaaaatgttttaaacaaagaGAACCCCTTCCAATCATGAGTCATTCACAGATCCTCTCTCTGAGAGGGGAGgtccccacccagccacccaatTCAACTCATTTTTCTGGCATGCCTTGCATGGACATCAAATTTCATAAGATTGAACTATTCTTTCCCTAATGAGCAGATAATTCCATCCCTCTACATAAAAAGTTGCAGGCCATGATCAGCCCATGAT
Encoded proteins:
- the LOC116893705 gene encoding olfactory receptor 5B12-like; translated protein: MIQNNSELTEFILVGLTDVQFLQVPLFIIFTLIYLTTLVGNLGMILLIILDSRLHTPMYFFLSNLSFADCVYASAVTPKVIEGFLTEDKIISYNACAAQMFFFGVFAIIESFLLASMAYDRHAAVCKPLHYSTTMTTMICSLLLVGSYVSGLLQSSIHVAFTFHLSFCHSNVVNHFFCDIPPLLALSCSSIYTNEIILFMLAAFDIGFTLLVILTSYLLIFVAILRMNSAESWKKAISTCSSHLTTVSIFYGTIIFMYLQPSSSHSMDTDKMASVFYTMVIPMLNPIVYSLRNKEVKNAFKKVARKALSSLGLVN